In Mangifera indica cultivar Alphonso chromosome 1, CATAS_Mindica_2.1, whole genome shotgun sequence, a single genomic region encodes these proteins:
- the LOC123214885 gene encoding WAT1-related protein At5g64700-like, protein MDRLKKPFLTVVSVQAIYAGMFLLSKAAFNGGMNNFVFVFYRQAAATVFLIPLSLFIEWKTAPPLSFVTFCKIFMLSLFGITLSLDLYGIALIYTSATLAAATTNCLPVITFFLAVLLGMEALKLRTIPGFAKLVGILICGGGAATLAFYNGPHFKVPCHIHIFYLHNSHEVEVHSPNSGKTWIKGCFLMLTSNICWGLWLVLQARVLKSYPSKLLFTTLQCFMSTVQSFVIAIVLVRDPHEWALGWNLKLLAVAYCGIVVTGVSFYLQAWVIEKKGPVFLAMSTPLTLIFTMISSVFLLCEIITLGRIFGGLLLIAGLYSVLWGKSKEQKILEEMSSLPKTRAEKFATVTPSSPLFV, encoded by the exons ATGGATAGATTAAAGAAGCCTTTCTTGACTGTGGTTTCTGTGCAAGCAATTTATGCAGGCATGTTCTTGCTCTCAAAGGCGGCTTTCAATGGCGGCATGAACAATTTTGTCTTCGTCTTCTATAGACAAGCTGCTGCTACTGTTTTCTTAATCCCTCTCTCCTTGTTCATAGAGTG GAAAACTGCTCCTCCTCTATCATTCGTAACCTTTTGTAAGATTTTTATGCTCTCCTTATTCGG GATAACTTTGAGCTTGGACTTGTATGGAATTGCTTTGATTTATACTTCTGCAACTTTGGCTGCTGCAACTACAAATTGCCTTCCCGTCATAACTTTCTTCTTGGCTGTTCTTCTCGg GATGGAGGCTTTAAAGCTGAGGACAATCCCAGGGTTTGCGAAACTGGTGGGAATATTAATCTGCGGCGGCGGTGCAGCCACTCTGGCCTTTTACAATGGCCCCCACTTCAAAGTTCCATGccatattcatattttttatctcCATAATAGCCATGAAGTTGAGGTTCATTCTCCAAATTCAGGCAAAACTTGGATAAAGGGTTGTTTCCTCATGCTTACTTCCAATATTTGTTGGGGCTTGTGGCTTGTATTGCAg GCTCGTGTGTTGAAAAGCTACCCTTCAAAGCTTCTCTTTACAACTCTCCAATGCTTTATGAGCACAGTTCAGTCTTTCGTGATTGCCATTGTTTTGGTAAGAGACCCTCATGAGTGGGCACTTGGTTGGAATCTTAAACTCCTCGCTGTCGCTTACTGT GGAATTGTGGTGACTGGggtttcattttatttacaagCATGGGTTATTGAGAAGAAAGGGCCGGTGTTCTTGGCTATGTCAACCCCCTTAACTTTGATTTTCACCATGATTAGCTCTGTATTTCTTTTATGTGAGATTATTACTTTAGGAAG GATTTTTGGTGGATTATTGCTGATTGCTGGGCTGTATAGTGTATTATGGGGGAAGAGTAAAGAGCAAAAAATATTGGAGGAGATGAGTAGCTTACCAAAAACCCGAGCTGAGAAATTTGCAACTGTGACTCCATCATCACcgttatttgtttaa
- the LOC123215479 gene encoding floral homeotic protein PMADS 2-like has translation MGRGKSTIELIKKEKCRLVTYQKRKKGLEKKVQEFVTLCGVPMCMIIYRPKMNNRPAEMETFPKKRVDFLKVFDSFREKAVLSDRGVKTLNLFDFLTNRRRKLEQKIEKIQKDNLEKKFPCGWSDLLENCSDDQLSLLLAKLDTILEVARRKIAVLKEEKTRIDACNNAQILFQKNNKIEGVEIINNRQINPPYYPSNQALSVRPLDLNPVDSPLNLMMMNGGDLSQLQNNTYPQVVKPMYSDPMDALLVENPRPLNFFYSGLRPWPPYEQFPVVQNYSSQMQDQLDSQFNPEFHFDMNQFGAHSRRRML, from the coding sequence ATGGGTCGAGGAAAGTCAACAATAGAACTGATAAAGAAAGAGAAGTGTCGCTTGGTGACTTATCAGAAAAGGAAGAAGGGATTGGAGAAGAAGGTTCAAGAGTTTGTTACTCTCTGTGGAGTTCCTATGTGCATGATAATATACCGGCCGAAGATGAACAATCGCCCTGCAGAGATGGAAACTTTTCCAAAGAAACGAGTGGATTTTCTCAAAGTTTTCGATTCGTTTAGAGAGAAAGCAGTTTTATCCGATCGTGGTGTAAAAACTCTAAACTTGTTTGATTTCTTAACGAATCGGAGGAgaaaacttgaacaaaaaattgagaaaattcaGAAGGATAATTTGGAAAAGAAGTTCCCATGTGGCTGGAGTGATCTTCTAGAGAATTGTTCCGACGATCAGCTAAGTCTTCTTCTAGCTAAACTTGACACTATTCTTGAAGTCGCTAGAAGAAAAATTGCAGttttaaaggaagaaaaaactcGAATAGACGCCTGCAACAATGCTCAGATTTTGTTTcagaagaataataaaatcGAAGGAGTGGAAATCATTAATAACAGGCAAATTAATCCCCCATATTATCCTTCTAATCAGGCTCTCTCAGTGCGACCGTTGGATCTTAATCCTGTCGATAGTCCCCtgaatttgatgatgatgaacgGCGGTGATTTATCTCAACTACAAAATAATACCTACCCTCAAGTAGTGAAACCAATGTACTCTGATCCAATGGATGCATTGCTGGTAGAAAATCCTAGAcctttgaatttcttttattcAGGTTTGCGGCCATGGCCACCCTATGAGCAATTTCCTGTTGTTCAAAATTActcttctcaaatgcaagatcAGCTTGACTCTCAGTTCAATCCTGAGTTCCATTTTGACATGAATCAGTTTGGAGCCCATAGCAGGAGAAGAATGCTGTAG